One part of the Cottoperca gobio chromosome 14, fCotGob3.1, whole genome shotgun sequence genome encodes these proteins:
- the LOC115019302 gene encoding insulin receptor substrate 1-B, which translates to MENQAAEPQNYEDVQKSGYLRKHKSMHRRFFVLRAASEHGPARLEYYENEKKFRSKSPVPKKVLNLETCFNINKRADSKNKHMIVLYTRSESFAIAADSEEVQNEWYQAMLDLQCNCRTPEDYGSSGECSSPSPVPTFKEVWQVKVWPKGLGHARNLVGIYRLCLTDKTVNFVKINSDVASVVLQLMNVRRCGHSENFFFIEVGRSAVTGPGEFWMQVDDSVVAQNMHETLLEAMKALSEEFRQRSKSQSVGTSCGGGTASNPISVPSRRHHPNLPPSQVGFSRRARTETPGTGGSSTSTSPTSRHGFPRARTASIGARSEESGASAKGTWASSSPSLNGSCSTTPTLRPKPTRAPTPAKITLSLARYTPNPAPSPAPSLSSSSGHGSECGLVGAAVGGMTICSYPRVSQRVSVSGSPSDYGSSDEYGSSPGEHSLLVPSLSGHHVHGEGSSSYIVMGQREGLLGSHHRSKGRRIVRRSSSRESEAERRLLSKRASLPLAAHERLTPHRKDEDEDDEDDDNYAIMSQSANRERAEHHGSGGLAVGGGQLAAVGKSRKRVDKSRREVEGGAAVDSGYMSMLPGVTSPPVSLSLSIGMSDASTKPRADDEYMAMTPNNSVSPPQHSLQPSTEGYMVMSPNCSSSTDLHGLGLWDSRASMESRAASDYINVSPVCSRSACSTPPSHPEQHQLQPKMFNSYFSLPRAYQHTLYTRFEEDLNKGEGKKDSSGHDGAGRGGGVGYSKRNKIAAGSAGGCQLSMSSSSFSSSSASSESLEDKSISRGLSLVRTGSEYKFAGTSSKDERHHQKHGSNSKSPKQQRRGRPLSVSSDITKANTLPRVKENLLPSVSQNVGEYVSIVYKDDNKYGGGRRSERGQPVIHGTIRRMNQPLLCHDNPAQLPRSFSAPLSTSAEYISMDLGKSPTPLTPARSTFSTPQVPPAVTPKARHEHSTSSPLAAEGNAGYRTKVKMAAMPTDAPAPFMDNKGSDPSISARPAIHSGQPLSMDQQTGLGFSPVKSFQSPERSSRSVRGDPPGRQSHPSETFNSPPTLPRHQSSSTSIFPEGSQATSHRHGLDCSLWENRQAGGSSATPPPQASTSSAEQGLNYIDLDLAIKESPQAGVERTSAAYNIGGSAMGSSAGSSLNTYASIDFYKSEELRAHPNSRKDGQGC; encoded by the exons ATGGAGAACCAAGCAGCCGAGCCGCAGAACTATGAAGATGTGCAGAAAAGCGGCTATCTCCGCAAGCATAAATCAATGCACCGGCGATTCTTCGTGCTGAGGGCGGCCTCGGAGCATGGTCCTGCTCGACTTGAGTATTATGAGAACGAGAAGAAATTCCGCAGTAAATCACCTGTTCCCAAAAAAGTCCTGAACCTGGAGACTTGCTTCAACATCAACAAGCGAGCAGATTCCAAGAACAAGCACATGATAGTCCTTTATACCCGCAGCGAGAGCTTTGCCATCGCTGCAGACAGCGAGGAGGTCCAAAATGAGTGGTACCAAGCAATGCTGGACCTTCAATGCAACT GTAGAACTCCTGAAGACTATGGCAGTAGTGGAGAGTGTAGCTCTCCATCTCCTGTTCCAACCTTCAAGGAAGTGTGGCAGGTCAAGGTTTGGCCAAAAGGTCTTGGACATGCCAGAAACTTGGTGGGCATTTACCGGCTGTGCCTAACTGACAAGACAGTCAACTTCGTCAAAATCAACTCTGACGTGGCATCTGTGGTGTTGCAGCTAATGAATGTTCGCAGGTGTGGTCATTCAGagaatttttttttcattgagGTGGGTCGCTCAGCGGTTACCGGCCCTGGAGAGTTCTGGATGCAGGTTGATGATTCTGTGGTGGCTCAGAACATGCACGAGACCCTGCTGGAGGCCATGAAGGCCCTAAGTGAGGAGTTCCGTCAGCGCAGTAAATCTCAGTCTGTAGGGACGTCGTGTGGAGGTGGTACTGCTTCAAACCCCATTAGTGTTCCGAGCCGTAGGCATCATCCAAATCTGCCACCAAGCCAGGTGGGCTTCTCCAGACGAGCCCGCACAGAGACCCCTGGAACAGGAGGCAGCAGCACGAGCACTTCACCTACGTCACGCCACGGATTCCCAAGGGCACGGACGGCCAGCATAGGGGCCAGGTCGGAGGAGAGCGGAGCAAGTGCCAAAGGGACATGGGCCAGCTCCAGCCCAAGTCTTAATGGTTCCTGCTCAACTACGCCGACACTGAGGCCCAAGCCCACCAGGGCCCCTACTCCGGCTAAGATTACCCTCAGCCTTGCACGCTACACGCCTAACCCTGCTCCCTCTCCTGCGCCGAGTCTGTCCTCCAGCTCTGGACATGGCTCAGAGTGTGGCCTGGTGGGGGCAGCAGTGGGAGGCATGACAATCTGCTCCTACCCTCGTGTTTCTCAGAGAGTTTCTGTTTCGGGTTCACCGAGCGACTACGGCTCCTCAGATGAATATGGCTCCAGTCCGGGGGAACACTCTCTGCTCGTACCCAGTCTGTCTGGACATCACGTACATGGAGAAGGCTCCTCCAGCTATATAGTGATGGGACAGCGAGAGGGTCTCCTTGGCTCCCATCATCGTTCAAAAGGCAGACGGATTGTGCGGCGCTCATCCAGTAGGGAATCTGAAGCAGAGCGCAGACTACTAAGCAAGAGGGCTTCCCTGCCTTTGGCAGCCCATGAACGACTGACCCCACATAgaaaagatgaagatgaagatgatgaggaCGATGATAATTATGCCATCATGTCGCAGAGTgctaacagagagagagctgagcaCCATGGCTCGGGGGGTTTGGCAGTTGGGGGTGGGCAGCTTGCTGCAGTAGGGAAAAGTAGGAAGAGGGTTGACAAAAGCAGGCGAGAAGTGGAAGGTGGAGCAGCCGTGGATAGTGGCTATATGTCAATGTTGCCTGGAGTCACGTCTCCCCCTGTTTCACTATCTCTCTCGATAGGTATGTCTGATGCCAGTACTAAACCTAGGGCAGATGATGAGTATATGGCCATGACCCCCAACAACAGTGTATCCCCCCCTCAGCACAGCCTCCAGCCCAGCACAGAGGGCTACATGGTCATGTCTCCCAATTGCAGTAGCTCCACAGACCTGCACGGACTGGGCCTGTGGGATAGCAGGGCCAGCATGGAGAGCCGTGCTGCCAGTGACTACATAAACGTCTCACCTGTCTGCAGCCGCTCTGCATGCAGCACGCCGCCTTCCCATCCCGAACAGCACCAATTGCAaccaaaaatgtttaattccTATTTCTCCCTGCCAAGAGCTTATCAGCATACTCTCTATACTCGCTTTGAGGAGGACTTAAACAAAGGGGAAGGAAAAAAGGACAGCAGTGGGCATGATGGTGCTGGAAGGGGAGGGGGAGTGGGATACAGCAAGAGAAACAAAATTGCAGCGGGCTCTGCAGGAGGCTGTCAACTCTCcatgtcttcctcttccttctcctccagctcAGCCAGCAGTGAGAGCTTGGAAGACAAGTCCATATCGAGAGGATTAAGTTTAGTAAGAACTGGATCAGAGTACAAGTTTGCAGGAACATCCTCAAAAGATGAGCGTCATCATCAAAAACATGGATCAAATAGTAAGAGCCCAAAGCAACAAAGGAGGGGTCGTCCCCTAAGTGTGTCTTCAGACATTACTAAAGCAAACACCCTGCCCAGGGTGAAGGAGAATCTGCTGCCGTCAGTGTCTCAAAACGTCGGTGAGTATGTCAGCATTGTGTACAAAGATGACAATAAGTATGGTGGAGGACGACGTTCTGAACGTGGACAGCCTGTAATCCATGGAACCATCCGGCGTATGAATCAACCACTCCTCTGCCACGATAATCCCGCTCAACTTCCCCGCAGCTTCTCTGCTCCGTTGTCCACCTCCGCCGAATACATCAGCATGGATTTAGGAAAGTCCCCAACGCCCCTGACTCCTGCTCGATCCACATTCAGCACCCCACAGGTCCCACCAGCTGTTACCCCCAAGGCCCGACATGAACACAGCACGTCCTCTCCGCTGGCAGCAGAGGGCAATGCTGGGTACAGAACAAAAGTAAAGATGGCAGCCATGCCAACAGATGCCCCTGCTCCATTTATGGACAACAAAGGTTCAGATCCCAGCATTTCAGCAAGACCTGCCATCCACTCTGGTCAACCCTTATCCATGGATCAGCAGACAGGTTTGGGGTTTTCCCCAGTCAAGTCTTTCCAGTCTCCTGAGCGGAGCAGTAGATCAGTCCGAGGTGATCCCCCGGGGCGGCAGAGCCACCCCTCAGAGACATTTAACTCACCTCCCACCCTACCACGCCACCAATCCTCTTCTACCTCCATCTTCCCGGAGGGCAGCCAGGCGACGAGCCATCGGCATGGTTTGGATTGCTCACTGTGGGAgaacaggcaggcaggtggtTCATCTGCCACACCTCCACCACAAGCCTCCACCTCATCTGCTGAACAAGGCCTTAACTATATTGACCTTGACCTGGCTATTAAGGAGAGCCCTCAAGCTGGAGTGGAGCGTACCTCTGCCGCCTACAACATCGGAGGAAGCGCCATGGGCAGCAGCGCTGGCTCTAGCCTCAACACTTATGCCAGTATTGATTTCTATAAGTCAGAAGAACTGAGAGCACACCCGAACAGTAGAAAGGATGGTCAAG GTTGTTGA